In one window of Legionella fallonii LLAP-10 DNA:
- the petA gene encoding ubiquinol-cytochrome c reductase iron-sulfur subunit: protein MTNEITDLNQNDKDGAIDEGRRRFLLASTGVLGTIGALCAFTPLISSWLPSAKAQAKGTPVQVDLSKMEPGGQVVVQWRGRPVWIIRRTKEMLQHLTQAESLLRDPDSLVDQQPEYAKNKFRSINPEYLVLVGICTHLGCTPKYKPTLGELGADWPGGFFCPCHGSTFDLAGRVFKGVPAPINLEVPPYRFINNHIIVIGEDTE, encoded by the coding sequence ATGACAAATGAAATTACTGATCTCAATCAAAACGATAAAGACGGCGCCATTGATGAAGGTAGGCGACGTTTTTTATTAGCGTCTACCGGCGTTTTAGGAACTATAGGGGCTCTTTGTGCTTTTACCCCATTAATATCTTCTTGGCTGCCTAGTGCAAAGGCTCAAGCGAAGGGGACTCCTGTTCAAGTTGATTTAAGTAAAATGGAGCCTGGAGGGCAAGTTGTAGTCCAATGGAGAGGAAGGCCCGTATGGATTATTCGACGCACCAAAGAAATGCTGCAACATTTAACTCAAGCTGAGAGTTTATTACGTGACCCAGATTCATTAGTTGATCAACAACCCGAATATGCAAAAAATAAGTTCCGTTCTATTAATCCAGAGTATTTAGTTTTGGTAGGCATTTGCACGCATCTTGGTTGCACTCCAAAATATAAACCTACTCTAGGTGAGTTAGGAGCTGATTGGCCGGGAGGTTTTTTTTGCCCTTGCCATGGTTCTACTTTTGATCTAGCAGGACGGGTTTTTAAAGGTGTTCCTGCCCCTATCAATTTGGAGGTACCGCCTTATCGCTTTATTAATAATCATATTATTGTGATAGGTGAAGATACTGAATAA
- a CDS encoding cytochrome b — protein MKGLFYWLDARLPLIATWKRHFSHYYVPKNLNFLYLLGSIALVILLSQLVTGLWLTMFYTPNTDLAFSSIEYIMRDVHFGWLLRYMHSTGASAFFIVIYLHLFRGLLYGSYQKPRELVWILGMLLFILLLAEAFFGYLLPWGQMSYWGAEVITSLFGAIPYIGKGLVTWIRGDFSVANATLQRFFALHVIGIPALIFFLVFLHLVALRQVGSNNPEGIEINKILDKQGKPEDGIPFHPYYTLKDAVGVLGFLILFFSVVFFMPEMGGYFLERANFTPANPVVTPDDITPLWYMAPFYAVLRAIPNKLLGVICLGLTLIVLFFLPWLDRSPVRSIRYKGIFSRTSLVLFVMSVFLLGYLGTVPVNPLRLLLARIGTIIYFTYFLLMPFYSRLEVCRQVPERIGQR, from the coding sequence ATGAAAGGATTATTTTATTGGTTAGATGCTCGATTGCCTTTAATTGCTACTTGGAAAAGGCATTTTAGTCATTATTATGTCCCTAAAAATCTAAATTTTCTTTATTTATTGGGCTCAATAGCCCTTGTCATTTTGCTCAGTCAGCTGGTTACAGGGCTTTGGCTAACCATGTTCTATACACCGAATACCGATCTTGCTTTTTCTTCTATTGAATACATCATGCGAGATGTCCATTTTGGTTGGCTATTACGATATATGCATTCTACAGGAGCGTCTGCGTTTTTTATCGTAATTTATTTACATCTGTTTCGAGGATTACTTTATGGATCATATCAGAAACCAAGAGAACTCGTATGGATTTTAGGTATGCTTTTGTTCATTTTACTGCTGGCAGAAGCCTTTTTTGGTTATTTATTACCTTGGGGACAGATGTCTTATTGGGGGGCAGAGGTAATTACTTCATTATTCGGTGCCATACCTTACATAGGTAAGGGCTTAGTGACCTGGATTCGAGGAGACTTCTCTGTTGCTAATGCCACACTACAGCGTTTTTTTGCCTTACATGTGATCGGTATTCCAGCACTGATATTCTTTCTTGTTTTTTTACATCTTGTTGCCTTGCGTCAAGTTGGTTCAAATAACCCTGAGGGAATAGAAATTAACAAAATACTCGATAAGCAAGGAAAACCCGAGGATGGCATCCCTTTTCACCCTTATTATACTCTTAAAGATGCAGTTGGTGTGCTTGGATTTTTGATCTTATTTTTCTCTGTAGTATTTTTTATGCCGGAGATGGGGGGATATTTTTTAGAACGCGCTAATTTCACCCCAGCAAATCCAGTAGTAACACCTGATGATATTACACCGTTATGGTATATGGCTCCTTTTTATGCGGTGTTGCGTGCTATACCTAATAAATTACTGGGAGTTATCTGTCTGGGGTTAACTCTGATCGTTTTATTTTTTTTGCCGTGGTTAGATAGAAGTCCTGTACGCTCTATAAGATATAAGGGAATTTTCTCTAGAACAAGCTTGGTGCTTTTTGTAATGAGCGTTTTTCTTTTAGGGTATTTGGGGACTGTTCCAGTTAATCCACTCCGCTTGTTATTGGCTCGAATTGGTACAATAATTTATTTTACTTATTTTTTATTGATGCCTTTTTATAGCAGACTTGAGGTATGTCGACAGGTACCAGAAAGGATAGGGCAACGATGA
- a CDS encoding cytochrome c1: MQNVSATEMSMPSISIDIQDKDRLQRGAKLFMNYCSGCHSLRYMRYNRMAEDLGLIDFSGQMNENLLNNLIFTKAAIYDPIQIAMPMDDAQQWFGVIPPDLSLSAREKGANWLYHYLKSFYNDASRPFGVNNLLVPNVAMPNILESLMGQQILVKDSETHRDSLLLVKQGEMLPIDFDSSLRDLVTFLVYVSEPARLIRYRIGVFVVLFLIFFFIVVYCLNQIYWRQLKNK; this comes from the coding sequence ATGCAAAATGTCTCAGCAACAGAAATGTCCATGCCGTCGATTTCCATCGATATACAAGATAAAGACCGTTTGCAACGAGGGGCGAAATTATTCATGAATTATTGCTCTGGTTGTCACTCTTTACGCTATATGCGTTATAATCGTATGGCTGAAGATTTGGGGTTAATTGATTTTTCTGGTCAAATGAATGAGAATTTATTAAACAATTTAATTTTTACCAAAGCAGCCATCTATGACCCCATTCAAATCGCTATGCCTATGGATGATGCGCAGCAATGGTTTGGCGTTATCCCTCCTGACCTATCATTAAGCGCTAGAGAAAAAGGAGCTAACTGGTTATATCATTATTTAAAAAGTTTTTACAACGATGCCTCTCGCCCTTTTGGAGTGAATAATCTTCTAGTGCCTAATGTGGCTATGCCTAATATTCTTGAGTCTTTAATGGGACAACAGATTTTGGTAAAAGATAGTGAAACACATAGGGACTCTTTACTTTTAGTAAAACAAGGTGAAATGTTACCAATAGATTTTGATAGCAGTTTAAGAGACTTGGTGACTTTTTTAGTCTACGTCAGCGAGCCGGCTCGCTTAATTCGTTATCGTATAGGTGTTTTTGTTGTTCTGTTTTTAATTTTTTTCTTTATAGTGGTTTATTGTTTAAACCAAATTTATTGGCGACAATTAAAAAACAAGTGA
- a CDS encoding glutathione S-transferase N-terminal domain-containing protein → MAIVAKRTIMSLFSDVDDVYSHQVRIVLAEKGVNVEILPVKQDEPGADLLALNPYGTVPTLIDRELVLYEARIIMEYLDERFPHPPLLPVYPVARAETRKMMHRIEQDWYYLMSYINRDENTDQARANLLESLTNLDPVFADKPYFLSDEFSLLDCALAPLLWRLPKLGLEIEPKFQGLIGYMQRVFKRESFQASLTDAERQIRAA, encoded by the coding sequence ATGGCAATTGTCGCGAAACGCACCATAATGTCTTTATTTTCGGACGTTGATGATGTTTATAGCCATCAAGTACGTATTGTGTTGGCTGAAAAAGGTGTTAATGTAGAAATTCTTCCTGTAAAACAGGATGAGCCTGGAGCAGATCTTTTAGCTTTAAATCCATACGGGACTGTTCCAACGCTGATTGATAGAGAACTTGTACTTTATGAAGCACGTATTATTATGGAGTATTTAGATGAGCGCTTCCCTCATCCTCCATTATTACCTGTTTACCCAGTTGCTCGTGCAGAAACTCGTAAAATGATGCACAGAATTGAACAGGATTGGTATTATTTAATGAGTTACATTAATAGAGATGAGAATACTGATCAGGCAAGAGCCAACTTACTGGAAAGCTTAACCAATCTTGATCCTGTTTTTGCTGATAAGCCTTATTTTTTGAGTGATGAGTTTTCTTTATTAGATTGTGCTTTAGCACCGCTATTATGGCGTTTGCCTAAATTAGGTCTGGAGATTGAACCTAAATTCCAGGGATTGATAGGATACATGCAACGGGTGTTCAAACGTGAGTCATTTCAAGCAAGTTTGACCGATGCTGAGAGACAAATAAGGGCGGCTTAA
- a CDS encoding ClpXP protease specificity-enhancing factor: MAMTSSKPYLIRAFYDWIVDNELTPYILVDTTYPGVQVPKEHIRHDRIVLNISPSATRGLLLENDRIVFTARFAGETEQIFVLPNAVLEIYAKENGRGIVFEIEESEEPPPSSSSPDSEGSSRNKPSLKLVK; this comes from the coding sequence ATGGCAATGACATCAAGTAAACCTTACCTAATTCGTGCTTTCTATGACTGGATTGTAGATAACGAGTTAACACCATATATACTTGTTGATACCACCTATCCTGGTGTTCAGGTTCCTAAAGAACACATTCGTCATGATCGCATTGTATTAAATATCTCCCCCTCTGCAACACGAGGGCTTTTGTTAGAAAATGATCGCATTGTGTTTACTGCACGATTTGCGGGAGAAACAGAACAAATTTTTGTTCTTCCTAATGCGGTATTAGAAATTTATGCTAAAGAAAATGGTAGAGGTATTGTTTTTGAAATAGAGGAGAGTGAAGAGCCGCCTCCGTCTTCTAGCTCTCCTGACTCTGAGGGTAGCTCAAGAAATAAACCATCACTCAAATTAGTGAAGTAA
- a CDS encoding bifunctional ADP-dependent NAD(P)H-hydrate dehydratase/NAD(P)H-hydrate epimerase produces the protein MIKPDHALYRCDQIRICEQQAQHLYQLDENELMTQAGTEAFFFMQRLYPQVQHIAIFCGSGNNAGDGYVLARLAHEHGFSVIVYQCKAVEDLPPAARAAALMALAAGVECQSADEPLEPEIELIIDALLGIGLKGPVHGVIATAIHQINASGLPVISLDIPSGLNADTGVVENFCVKASATLTFIAFKAGMHTMEGPEYCGEVHCRRLQLDACIAKLKPSAFLLNSNSLPIPLPKRKKNSHKGNYGSILIIGGGPGMPGAVSLAAKAAMRTGAGLVNIATWPEHAHGVLPLIPEAMIWGVKAAKDLKPLLDKATVCILGPGLGESDWARGLFLQAITSQLPMVIDASALRLLSEHPQKDDNWVLTPHPGEAGGLLSCSAAEIQADRYQSAVSIQQQYGGVVVLKGAGTIIQVDEEHTFVCPKGNPGMATAGMGDVLSGIIAGLCAQGLSLSDAAKLGVWVHAVAGDQIAQTLGGAGILASDLFDILPGILNCSKNDK, from the coding sequence GTGATTAAGCCAGATCATGCCCTTTATCGTTGTGATCAAATTAGGATTTGCGAACAGCAAGCGCAGCATTTGTATCAATTGGATGAAAACGAATTGATGACTCAGGCAGGAACCGAGGCATTTTTTTTCATGCAACGTTTGTATCCGCAAGTGCAGCATATAGCGATATTTTGTGGTTCAGGAAATAATGCAGGTGACGGTTATGTCTTGGCTCGTCTGGCTCATGAACATGGTTTTTCTGTCATTGTATATCAGTGCAAAGCCGTTGAGGATTTGCCTCCTGCTGCTAGAGCCGCCGCATTAATGGCTTTGGCCGCTGGAGTCGAGTGTCAGTCAGCAGACGAGCCGCTTGAACCAGAGATTGAATTAATCATCGATGCGCTTCTAGGCATAGGGTTAAAAGGTCCAGTTCATGGTGTTATTGCTACAGCAATTCATCAAATTAATGCTAGTGGACTCCCTGTCATTTCCTTGGATATTCCTTCTGGTTTGAACGCTGATACAGGAGTTGTGGAGAATTTCTGTGTTAAGGCTTCTGCAACATTGACTTTTATTGCATTTAAAGCCGGCATGCATACCATGGAAGGTCCCGAATATTGTGGTGAAGTTCATTGTCGGCGTTTACAGCTCGATGCCTGTATTGCCAAGTTAAAACCAAGTGCTTTTTTATTGAATAGCAATAGCTTGCCAATACCTTTGCCAAAGAGAAAGAAAAATTCTCATAAAGGAAATTATGGCAGTATCCTTATTATTGGTGGTGGCCCAGGAATGCCCGGTGCGGTAAGCTTGGCTGCTAAGGCCGCGATGCGGACAGGGGCCGGCTTAGTCAATATAGCAACCTGGCCCGAGCATGCTCATGGGGTATTACCGCTGATACCTGAGGCGATGATATGGGGAGTGAAAGCAGCAAAAGACTTGAAGCCTCTTTTAGATAAAGCAACAGTCTGTATTCTTGGTCCGGGTCTTGGGGAAAGCGATTGGGCAAGGGGGTTATTTTTACAGGCGATTACGTCGCAATTGCCCATGGTTATTGATGCCTCAGCATTAAGACTATTATCCGAACATCCACAAAAAGATGACAATTGGGTTTTAACTCCTCATCCAGGTGAGGCGGGTGGTTTGCTTTCCTGTTCTGCCGCTGAAATACAAGCAGATAGATACCAATCTGCCGTAAGCATTCAACAACAATATGGTGGTGTAGTGGTATTAAAAGGAGCAGGAACAATTATTCAAGTTGATGAGGAACATACCTTTGTGTGCCCCAAGGGTAATCCAGGTATGGCTACTGCTGGCATGGGGGACGTATTAAGCGGTATAATCGCCGGTCTTTGTGCTCAAGGTTTATCTTTATCTGATGCGGCAAAGTTAGGTGTTTGGGTCCATGCTGTCGCAGGAGATCAGATAGCTCAAACTTTAGGAGGGGCAGGAATATTAGCTAGTGATTTGTTTGATATTCTACCTGGTATTTTGAACTGCAGTAAAAATGATAAATAG